In the genome of Phragmites australis chromosome 9, lpPhrAust1.1, whole genome shotgun sequence, the window TAACTGAGCAATTTAATCTGTGTTTTGTGTCTGGCAGGCCTAAGTAAGCAAGAATCACTAACATTAGTACATAGCACATGCATACAAGATTACAACCTTAAACTGAGCTACAATAAGCATTTCAACCTAAAATATCTCCCAGTTCCAATTGTGCAAACATTGATGAACCTAATACAAAAACTCATACAAGTTACCACTCGACGATTCGACATTTCTAAGAAGGAAATTCTGAGGCCTTGAAAATCTAGAGATGCATCTACCTGATGCAGAAATGGATAAAAAAACTCACCTTCTCGAACCATACCCTCTCGCCGACCGCCAATCCGTGGACGTCAGGTAGAGCAATCCTCCAATCTTGAGCGCCAAGAGCGCTGCCCTTACGTACGCGGCGTCGCCGCCGAACGAGTCCACGTCGATGACATCGAAGTACTCGCGCCGGAGGTAGCGCTCCGCGAGCAGCCGGGTGGCGTCGTTGTGCGACACCACCCATCTCCTGCGCCccgcctccggcggcggcgcctgccGCTCGAAGCGGGAGAGGTTGGCGAGGATGACGGGGTGGAGAGCCTCGGAGGCGTCGTTGGCCCAGACGAAGTCGGCGCCGGCCTGCGCGAGGTAACGGAGCGCGCGGACGCCGCAGCCGCACATCGCATCGAGGCAGAGGAAAGGAGCGGAGGGGTCTGGGCGCCCGCGGCGGTGAAGGGTGGCCGCGAGTACGGCGAGGTCGCGGCCGGCAGCGCTGTCGCTGCGGTAGAAGGCCGAGCCCGGGTCGAAGGAGACGCCGCGCTCGGAATGCGTGCAGGCGGGCGGCGCTGAGCGGCGGCGGGCGGGTTGAAGGGGTGGGAAGAGAGATTGGGAGAAGGaaatggtggcggcggcggccatggtggcGGGAGGAGCGGGGAGAGTGCGGCTAGCGCTTAGGATTGGGTTCAGGTTCAGCTCAGTGTTCACGCTACCGGACTGAAATTTTACCGCCGGCCGTCCAGTTTTTGTTTGGGACGCATCTAAAAACTAGTTGTATCTTTAGATTTAtaacatacacatatatttttagtaaataTCTGAATATGAgtatttctttctatttttagacttttttaatatatagaTGTGTAACATTTATCTGTGATCAACTTCAATGcgtgataaaaaaatagagaaaccaTCTGATAAAAAATCAATCGGTTCATTTGTCTTTTAAATACAGTTATGTATAATTGTTGTAAGCTAAATCTCTTCTGAATATTTTTCAAACTCATATACAGTACAATAACAGACAGATCCACCTGTATATGTTCTGCTACTGAAACAAAACACTccttcaaaaaatatatataaaacaaCGTTCTCCACATATCTTTTATATATGCAAAGCCTGAAGGAATGATCGATGtgagaataaaaaagataagAGCTGCATCATAATGAGGAACTGTCCAATAGAAAATTAAGTGGGCTGGTGAGAAACTCCATCGAAGATAAAGATGATCAATCAGCAAATTGATGACTATAGTAAAAGAGATCGATATGATGTAGATGATGATCCTGACTCGTCAGCTCGTAAACTGAATCGTTATCTAAACAAGATAAAATTCTAATTTGACTCATTAAATTTTGGAATGAGTCGAGCTGAGCCAAACACGAACTAATAAACTAGCTCACGAGCTTCGAGCTTCTCGTCCAATCCTATCCTTAACAATGGCATCAGCAATCTGAAGCCAAATTCCCCTGAACACCTCCATGATAACTCCATGGTACTCCCTCGAGTTCAGTGACAAGTAGCATTCCAGGAGTTCCTGCATATCCTCCAGCGCGTGCTTATCGTTCTCGACGATCATCTCCACCATGTTCTCTCTGAAGTCCTTTGGCGGGTCTGTCGACACCTTCATGACGACGAAGCtcctcctcgtgacgcttcttCGGCGACTAGTACTCGTAGTCCTGCCCCTACAGCCACTGAAAACATGTAACCTTCTGCTCCTCAGCCTCGGTGAGTTCGGGCACGTACCGCTTGTAATCGTGCTATGCACACTTGTTGATCCGATTGATGTTGGCCTGGTGCGAATCGGACGTAGTTGCAAGTCTTGAAACAAGTAGTCGTCTTCGATGATGATGGCGCTTGCTCTTGACGTTGGCGAAtgatggtggcggtggtggtgatgatgatgatctgtGGGGAAATTGATGTTTGATGCCTTTGGTTTAAGATGGAGAGTGGAGGGTTGTAGCTTCTCAAGTGCCATTTCCTTTGTGTTTAAGTAGCGGTAGGATCGGTGTGGTAATCATGGAAGAGGCTTGAGAGTGGTGGTTCCATGGTAGCAGTGGCTTGATCTCTTGGAGGTTTTTGATGTTCCAGGTCTTCTTTGGCTTGGTGGCTTCGGTCTCTTCATGTCCCTCAGCTTGTAGAACCAAGAGTTTGGCATGAGATGGCTTAGTCTGAACCTATGATGGTtgctcatctctctctctctctctctggctcTCTGGTACGGTGTGCAGCATGAAGCATTACATAGGACTCCGAGGGGAGGGCTATACCTATCTTGTAAGGGTGGCAATGGCAAGTGGATGTGAGCTGAGCAATCTGAGATGATGAAGTTCGTTACACATTGACCAATGGAGTAGCAAGTCTTATCAAAATTAATCCAAAGCTGTCACCAGCTTTAGAAGCATTATCAACGACTTCACTGGTGCAATGATGTGCAATTTTCTTCAGCAGTAGTTATGAAACAGAACGAGTACACTTTGACATACATCAGAAAGTGTTTAGTTGCTTGAAAGTGATGAGAGAAATCAAATGTGGGCCAGTTGGTACTCGTTGATTGTTACACAGGAAAGGAAAGAGATATGCTTGTTTATGGGGTGAACAGCTTATGTAATGCTATATAATCCAGCTTTGTGTTCTTAAATCCAGCTCTAGTTCTCATTACCCTGCCTTTTTAGACCACTGTCATGAGGCTTTTGTTTTAGAAATAGACTTTACAGCAAAGCCCAGGAATATTCCCTCACTTTTGTAAATGGAACTTTTATCGCATTGTGAAAACTTTCTTTAGCTGTAGGACATATCCTTGTTTTTCTCTACcatttaaacaaaattaaaaccAACAGTTTAATGTGTTCGTTAAGTATTGCCAAAGGGTCAGGCTCATTCGATCGATGTAGACTAATGGTTGTTAAAAGATTAGTTTCATAAGTCGCATTTACGGTTGTAAAAATAGTCGAGCTCAACAAACTACAATTCAGCGTATCTCGATTTAGCCTCGATCGAGATTGGCTTGAATGGTAAACGAGCTGAATCAAGCTGCTACCAAAGCTTGCCGAGCTTAAACAGCTATAAGGTCGAGCAGTTCAGTTAGACTTGAGCTTACCCGAGTTGAGCTCAAGATATTTGTTACATGTGGTGTCTATATCTGAAAGTCACATGAATTTGTTATTATTGAGCTTACCGTAGCCGAGTTCGAAAGTAGATCTGAGCTTGAACCGCAACTTGAATTCACTTGAGCTCTAAGATCACTCAAACCTGGCTCTTGTAAGGTTTGATGGTACCATCTAAGATGAGGTGTTAGTAGAGTGTATGCGTTAGTAGAAAATATCGTAGGTAAAACATTTATGACATTTATAATATAACTTATGTAACTTGACAGTGCTAGCTCTCCTGATAACCATGTTGCACGACAGTAGCATAATTAGCAAAATGCAGTAAGTTGTAAAAATTCAGAACTACGACCATGTGCTTTAAAAAGgtgtgattttcttttttttcaaaagctttgtgcAGTACCTCCGTCATATAATTCAAAATTCATCTTATTTCAAGCTTGTAATCATTGTCtagtgtctttttttttaaagtgaaCCGTCAGTAGAGCTGACTATTGTATTAATTAGAGAAGACCCCATGGACGAAATTTACCAGGCCAAAAGATGGCCAGAAAAAGGAATAAACAAAACAAACACAAAGCAAAACTGGAAGGGACGGAAGGCTATTCTCACTTAATTAGGCAGTTAAGGTGCCCGCGCCTGTGAGAAGTTCCAAATGGCCGCCTCTTCCCTGATTTTTCAGCACACCAGGATAGTGAGAGATTTTAGACCTTTTTTTGGGTTGTTTGGTTGGGAGGCCATCATGACCACCATTGGTGGATCGTGGAGGTTATTGGCCAGCATTTCCGCTGAATCGCCGGTTGTCCCACCCATTGCGCCAGGTTATGCCAGATGTGTTTTGTGAATATAATCTACATTCTGCGATAGCTTCCCTTAGAGATTGGTGTTTCGCTACCGATGCTTGGTATAAATGGGGAGCAAATTCATGTGGCCATTGTCCCTGGTGCCAAGCCAATCGCCAAAATGAAATCCTTTCCTCGTTTCCAATGGCGATGTTGGTTGAGGCCGCAAACAGTAGTCTATTCGAGTCATCGCAAGGCAATTCTGACCCCACCTAAGGTTTATGCCATGCTTTCCATTCTTGCCACAACCAGCATAGCTGGAGGTTCCTGGAGAATTTGGTGAGGTCGAGGATTCCTAGACCTCCATTGTTTGTCTGCCGGTAGACGCTGCTCCAATTAACCTTGCATTTCCCCCCAATTAGAGCTTCTGTTCTGGCCCAAAGGAAATTGTCCAGGGCCTTGAGGACGCTTTTTGGTGCTTTGATTGTTAAGAGGTGAGCACAGACGTCTGCTTGGGACGATGAGCTTTCCTTTCCATGGTGAAAGTTTAGTTGCGGCTTTATCTATGATAGGTTGGAAATCCCTCACATGCAGCTGATGCGTGGAGAGCGGTCTGCCTAGCTAGATATTTGATCGGGAAGGTCATGCGCTTGGCTCGCATATCAGTGAGTATGTCATTGTCTAGTGCCATTAGGTGGCACTAGCTCACTCTTTTTATTAAACATAACCTTAAATTAAGTTACCGTCCATTATGCTTTGGAGGCAAGGGAAGGATGGCGCTGCGGAGTGAGCGGATGGCCTTCGTGTACCTGAAAGATGCGACACCTGTGATATTTTAATGGTCATGATAATTGACCTTGTAGCTCATATTTGGGATGGTCAtgaaagcacaagcaagggATGAGAGCTTGCTTGCAGGAGAACGAGGTGGAGATGGTGGCAGCTTCAGCCACTATTGCTAGGAAAGCAATCAAATTAATAGATAGGATGGTTGTGTTGCTTCAATTTCTGTTCATCAGTTCTTGGGTTAAAAGGAAGGCGGCGTAAAGGCTCCCATGCATGTATTTCTTTATGTTGAAAGGATCGAGACAAGTgtgcaaattaaaaaaaatgtttattgATTTGTGGTATCGAGGGTTAATTTCTGATAATGATTCCAGAGTGTATCGATCGAGGGATGTGTGAACAACGCTTATAGGGCGTGTATACTATGAACTCAAGAAAACGGGGGTTATCATGTTCAGGCTTCTAGAAGTATAATAGccttacatcctgtgtatttgaTTATCAGTGTTTCAGAACTGGTTTCTTTCCCTTACAAACCGGATCCtgctctctttatataccaaagagagggagaacttacaagtgagccTATTTTGCTCTGAAGATACTGTTAAGCCCGTTCCATCCGTCAGACACCTTCATGCTTAGCTCGCCCCAGTCAGTCGGCCTACCATGTCCCATCACTAGTCTCGCACGCACGCCTATGAAGCAGCATGCCACGCCTGCGAGtccgtcctgtagcatttaacGCTACAGGACAAGGCATGACACCTCTGTACTGACCACGACATGTTCGTCGGGAAGGAGTGGCTAGGAAAGGAAAGACACTTGAGTGGAAAACACTTAATGAGAATATACTAGTTTGGTAAGTACCTACCTCGTGACCAGTGAAGGCTGGTCGTGGGATTTACTTATGTGGTAAGTATCCTAGTTACATTAGCCTAAACTGGTCGCGAGATGGGACCCTAGTTCAGGAAAAAATCTTCTGCAAACTAGAATTGCTAGCTGTGGGACCATAGAATAGAGGACCTTCCTATTCTatacactgacagtagcccccaaactTCCTCGCGGATGTGGTGGTCTGAGAGGTTTGTCGTGTGGTCGTGGGTGGAACTAGTCGTGTCACCTGGGCCCAGGTCAACACAAGTTCACCCTAGGAGTTGCCATCAGCACAGTCCACTTCGTGGCGGGCCAGCAAAATCGCATCTCGATGGGAGATTTTAAtcttccagagagagagagagagagagagaacgtggGAGAGAGACATCGTGGGAGAGAGATATTAACTTCCACCTGACCCGAGGGAattccctcccccccccctccacacGCAACCTTTTGAATTTCGAGACAGTTGGGTTCCGTGCGTTAGTTGGGGATACTGTGCCGATCTTATAAATTGAAAAGCCTAAGTTTGCCCACGAATCCTTTTTCCATCTCCCACAACTCCCAAGCCTTAGTGCTTAGAGCCTTGTCCCCATCTCCACCCATGTTCTAGCAGTCACCCCCACCACCCCAGATGGCGCCATGCACCGGCAAAGATCCAGATTTTCCCAAGTCCAGGTGCAATGCGGCAAACCTGAAGCAGATGTACTACAATCGTCTACTCCCTCGCCACCTCTCTTCGGGATACCGCTAGGGGGAGGAAGTGCCTGCTCCTTGCAAGGGGGAGATCATGATGTTcgcctctttctttttggccGGCCTTGTGCCGTCCTTTTCTGAATTCTTTACCACCATCATCACCTTCTACGACATCTGCCATCTCCACCTCAATctcaattccatcatcatgctgagcgtTTTCGCTCACATGTGCAAGAACTTCATCGAGGTCGAGCCATACCTCGATCTCTTCAGGTATTATTACAAGGCTCGTTTGCTAACCGAGTTGATTATTAGGAGCTGCGGGTTTCACCTCTGCGACGCTATCGTGTGCTCCTACTTTGAGATGGGCCTCAAGTCATCGTGGTCAAGCTAGAGGGAAGAATGATTCTACCTCAAGACAGATGATTCACTTGACAACAACTGTGTGCCAAACAGACCGGTACATGTCCTTGATAGCTGGGGGAGCTCGCCCGCGACCACTCCAGAGTTGTTGAGCCTCGCAGCCCGGGTCAAGACCCTTGCAAACCCTGGTCTGGCTGGATCAAATGTCGCCCGCAACTTTATCAAGCATTGGGTGTGCCCCTTGCGGAAAAGAGCACATCCGGCATATATCTACATCAGGAGTGACGACATCATTAGGGAGAGCTCTTTAGGTAATACTGCAACTACTTTCATAGTGTTATTTGTTTACTCATGCGGTGTCCTAAGTATCCCTCTTATACAGACCTCTCAGACGAGGCCATTTAGTCGCGGGCTAAATTCCTCATGGAGGCAACCGCGAGGACGGACAGCCCACCGAAAGACACTCTTGCATTGTGCGACCTCCCCCCATCAGAGAGGGCTCGGATCAGATTGGTATGTTTGTCCTTATCTCAGAACTTCCATCGTTAAGCCTTCTCCTAGGTCCGAGTTTCATGTTTTGTGTCGCTGCAAGGACTCCCCGAGGTTGATGTTTTGCGTCCGATAATCGATGAGATCACAAAGATCGCCCGAGAAATCGATCTTACTACCAACATGCCCTCTTCGCCGCCTAGCGCCACCACAGCCAGCTGCCCACCTAGCCGTGATGTCGGCCCAGCTGGTCGAGGAGGTGACCAGATCGCCTAGAGTCAGGTAGTGACCGCGAGCGATGATCCTGCAAGCAGCACCAATCAGTAGAGGGCCGACCATCATTGCTCTAACCAAACTCACCTTGCCTAGACCCGATCCAACCAGGCGTGGCCTGACCAGCCTAGCTTCGATTAGGCATGCACTGACCAGTCTCGCTCTGACCAGTCCAGGAGCGATCAGGCTACCGCTGGCCAagctgtcacacccgattttaacggataaaaccaggtgcagcttatgtgtgctcaggatgttcaacacatataaggacaccacatgtgaaataacaaaagatgtgcaatacttttatagaataaatgttaaactcttacatcaattgatatatattgtcttctatgaagatatctgtagtgaaacagaagcactggtgcctaaCAACACCACAGGTAATCGAttgggagacacgcgcctagaacgtcataaCCTCATCTttataatcttcaacatcttcactcactaagcagcaccacacatatcgcatggtatagggaaaatagaaagtgtgagcacatgatgcactcagcaagtgtgagaaatatatgacatgcaaaCTTCATTAAAGGAATAGGCTATAACAGGTAAATTTGTataaataccaactatgctatcgtaaaaagagttataaaagcaacctatttaTCTATGTGAACCATCACTAAACTCCCAACTCCTAGGAAT includes:
- the LOC133928685 gene encoding transcription repressor OFP1-like, producing the protein MALEKLQPSTLHLKPKASNINFPTDHHHHHHRHHHSPTSRASAIIIEDDYLFQDLQLRPIRTRPTSIGSTSVHSTITSGTCPNSPRLRSRRLHVFSGCRGRTTSTSRRRSVTRRSFVVMKVSTDPPKDFRENMVEMIVENDKHALEDMQELLECYLSLNSREYHGVIMEVFRGIWLQIADAIVKDRIGREARSS